In Stieleria varia, one genomic interval encodes:
- the recJ gene encoding single-stranded-DNA-specific exonuclease RecJ → MKRKWRLVPHDAGRVHELIRSSGVPPVVAQLLVSRGVYDGDHAKSFLDIKLAGLRDPLELPGVAEATEHLAAAIEAKTPIVIYGDYDCDGMTGTAILYNGLRMLHADVSYHVPNRLEEGYGLNEDAIRKLAERGKKLIVSVDCGISSVACAELCRELGVDLIITDHHTPGETLPDALAIVHPRLPGSSYPFGDLCGAGVAFKLAWALCQKICGSKKVTEPMRRYLMQSLSLAAIGTVADVVPLLDENRILVAHGLRMLRAEPLMGLAELMRVTKLDEASTLNTQSIGFTLAPRLNASGRLGQAQLGVELMTTGEPERATALAEYIDQLNGNRDTLQRSVTLAAQKQAKSDFDIDSDPALVLAGVGWHQGVIGVVAGRLAEKYAKPVIILSMDGAGQADAVGSGRNGGTGVNLYEALEQCRERLVRFGGHTAAAGLTIDERQIDAFRAEFCEAVSQQWSEREIVPEIIVDAEAPIGQLNLNVVKQIEMLEPFGAGNPRPTLFCGDVTLDEPARKMGSGDRHLTVRLSQGNKKIRAVAFGAGDWCDEINACEGPIEIVYRPVINEYRGYRSVEVHIVDWRPSKRAAAVSV, encoded by the coding sequence ATGAAGCGAAAATGGCGTTTGGTCCCCCATGACGCGGGCCGTGTCCATGAGTTGATCCGCAGTTCCGGCGTTCCTCCGGTCGTCGCCCAATTGTTGGTCAGCCGCGGCGTCTACGATGGCGACCACGCCAAGTCGTTCCTGGACATCAAGCTCGCTGGTTTGCGCGACCCACTGGAACTGCCAGGAGTGGCCGAGGCGACGGAACATTTGGCGGCGGCGATTGAAGCCAAGACGCCGATCGTCATCTACGGAGATTATGACTGCGACGGCATGACCGGCACCGCGATCCTGTACAACGGATTGCGAATGCTGCATGCCGACGTCAGCTATCACGTTCCGAACCGACTGGAAGAAGGTTATGGACTGAATGAAGACGCGATTCGCAAACTAGCCGAGCGAGGCAAGAAGCTGATCGTTTCGGTCGACTGTGGCATCAGTAGCGTCGCGTGCGCGGAGTTGTGCCGCGAACTGGGCGTCGATTTGATCATCACTGATCACCATACCCCGGGCGAAACGCTGCCTGATGCCTTGGCGATCGTCCATCCGCGACTGCCTGGCAGCAGCTATCCCTTTGGCGATCTGTGCGGTGCGGGCGTCGCGTTCAAGCTGGCATGGGCGTTGTGCCAAAAGATATGCGGCAGCAAGAAGGTCACCGAGCCGATGCGTCGCTACTTGATGCAGTCGCTGTCGTTGGCGGCCATCGGAACGGTCGCTGACGTAGTCCCCTTGCTCGACGAGAACCGGATCTTGGTCGCGCACGGCTTGCGGATGCTCAGAGCGGAGCCGCTGATGGGGCTGGCCGAGTTGATGCGTGTCACGAAATTGGACGAAGCGTCGACGCTGAACACGCAAAGCATCGGATTCACTTTGGCACCCCGACTGAACGCCTCGGGCCGATTGGGCCAAGCGCAACTGGGGGTGGAGTTGATGACGACCGGAGAGCCTGAGCGTGCAACGGCGTTGGCCGAGTACATCGATCAACTCAACGGCAACCGAGACACATTGCAGCGTAGCGTGACGCTGGCTGCGCAAAAGCAAGCCAAGAGCGATTTTGATATCGACTCGGATCCAGCATTGGTGCTGGCCGGAGTGGGATGGCACCAAGGCGTGATCGGGGTTGTCGCCGGACGTTTGGCGGAGAAGTACGCCAAGCCGGTGATCATTCTGTCAATGGATGGGGCTGGTCAAGCCGACGCGGTGGGCTCCGGTCGAAACGGGGGCACGGGAGTCAATTTGTACGAGGCGTTGGAGCAGTGCCGGGAACGTTTGGTGCGTTTCGGCGGACACACCGCAGCGGCCGGATTGACGATCGATGAACGTCAGATCGATGCTTTCCGCGCCGAGTTTTGCGAAGCCGTTTCGCAGCAATGGAGCGAACGAGAGATCGTGCCCGAGATCATCGTGGACGCGGAAGCTCCGATCGGTCAGCTGAATTTGAATGTGGTCAAGCAAATCGAGATGCTGGAGCCTTTTGGTGCCGGCAACCCTCGCCCCACGTTGTTCTGTGGCGATGTGACACTTGACGAGCCGGCGCGAAAGATGGGCAGCGGGGATCGGCACTTGACCGTTCGGCTGAGCCAAGGCAACAAAAAAATCCGCGCGGTCGCTTTCGGCGCCGGAGACTGGTGCGACGAGATCAACGCGTGTGAAGGGCCGATCGAGATCGTGTACCGACCGGTGATCAACGAGTACCGAGGATACCGCAGCGTGGAAGTGCACATCGTCGATTGGCGGCCCTCGAAACGCGCCGCAGCCGTGAGCGTTTGA
- the rpmG gene encoding 50S ribosomal protein L33, with protein MAGRSKKKAETIFLVCEETGDYNYTLKRKPGGEKLRLKKYCPRVRKHTWHAEKKK; from the coding sequence ATGGCTGGACGCAGTAAGAAAAAAGCCGAGACGATCTTCTTGGTTTGTGAAGAAACCGGTGACTACAACTACACCCTCAAACGCAAGCCTGGCGGCGAGAAATTGCGGTTGAAGAAGTATTGCCCACGGGTCCGCAAGCACACTTGGCACGCCGAAAAGAAAAAGTAG
- a CDS encoding ATP-binding protein → MTTDGPWKFSQSIPSDTSIGSGLVSQLLEAMMERDWPPADLFRTQLAYEEAIVNAIRHGNRCDLDKKVLVEMTCGDEEVWIQITDEGKGFDPQSIPDPRQDDLLEVPGGRGCLLIHEIMSSVTYNETGNQITMVKIKGDSPPMDDDDDE, encoded by the coding sequence ATGACCACAGACGGGCCGTGGAAGTTTTCACAGTCGATCCCCAGTGACACTTCTATCGGAAGTGGACTGGTTTCTCAGTTGCTGGAAGCAATGATGGAGCGAGATTGGCCGCCCGCAGACCTTTTCCGGACGCAACTGGCCTACGAGGAAGCGATCGTCAACGCGATTCGCCACGGAAATCGTTGCGATCTGGACAAGAAGGTGCTTGTGGAAATGACGTGCGGCGATGAGGAAGTTTGGATTCAGATCACCGACGAAGGAAAAGGGTTTGACCCCCAATCCATCCCCGATCCCCGGCAGGACGACTTACTGGAAGTCCCTGGCGGACGTGGTTGCCTGCTGATTCACGAAATCATGAGCAGCGTCACTTACAATGAAACCGGCAACCAGATCACGATGGTGAAGATCAAAGGTGACTCGCCGCCGATGGACGACGATGACGACGAGTGA
- a CDS encoding STAS domain-containing protein: protein MRDFNLLRVRYRDDAPVISFEISDFNRVPSAQHIGLEIEAAIEDCGGEHLILDLQHAAWLSSAALNQLIRLRRRARESGVALVLAGVQHTVRQIFVITRLDRQFSIDETAVEAKLTQAEAI, encoded by the coding sequence ATGAGAGATTTCAACCTGCTGAGAGTGCGATACCGGGACGATGCTCCCGTGATCTCGTTTGAGATTTCGGATTTCAATCGAGTCCCCTCTGCCCAGCACATCGGGTTAGAAATCGAAGCAGCGATTGAGGACTGCGGAGGGGAGCATTTGATCTTAGATTTGCAGCATGCGGCGTGGCTCTCCAGTGCCGCCTTGAATCAATTGATACGCTTGCGTCGTCGGGCCAGAGAATCGGGGGTCGCTTTGGTGCTGGCGGGAGTGCAGCATACGGTTCGTCAGATTTTTGTGATCACGCGATTGGACCGCCAGTTTTCGATTGATGAGACTGCCGTCGAGGCGAAGTTGACCCAGGCGGAAGCTATCTAG
- a CDS encoding WD40 repeat domain-containing serine/threonine protein kinase, with protein sequence MTPKSRAELLADLAPSEQLAMILDDYLTKRQRGESVDVDQLLAEHPHLADSLPECLESLQALHQFIEKAPNIVEDTADSRTTSAQFTDRVPSEHEFSGGARETESPHCPTTLGRDRLGHYQLLHPLGRGGMGIVYAARHETLNRDVAIKVLPQPLSNTRLLQRFENEARAVAQLDHPAIVNVHEVGVDCGVSYYAMRLIRGWNLSEVIAIIQEQPSRESDKPAATVDQTATPSLPRYASDSWWSWCAAAARTIADALHHAHLAGVIHRDVKPSNLMVDCDGKLWITDFGLAHCEGTETLTRSGDLLGTLRYMSPEQALGNVLLLDHRSDIYSLGATLYELLTLRPVIDDAPRSKVLEELSNYAVRAPRQRCRQVPKPLDMIVAKACAFDPRDRYQTAADFADDLDAYLHDRPVSARAPGITLWVTYWVKKHREMTVAAAIAGCLLLIVLAVGTLQINRARRRALDGERRAIASGKRLAELNVVAEQQRAEAIELREQTDQALWKSALSETQLWLASREAGRRGEAIRAVADAENVAKRIEVSQSELIRLRDLKIAALVSDDLRLNNSWPLIGHSHMIEATAMTRDYSFYTQHRHQTLSIRETKTDREVASIQLIDFPLRCRFSHDSRYLAVIGEDESANRNTLRVFDWRNSRQVLHLSAKDLPASIQRMAVDFHPDDHSLAIGLNNASVRIVDLEGFSTKTRPTERLGPAIDLPSTAHSLAYSPDGKSLAVACMDAAKVEIFSTDSMSPRESINTSETAYSLAWRSDSNRVAIGSGYEIEIWDQQMDGNWILAHTMGKQTAPIHELYFHATGRFVVSHGYDGRSRLWRIGNDTAVIELDGHATEPSGDGRLLAVRNTRNVQFYEIEVERFRWDLGGGQVAAQPRVLAGLHAGRVLAVGNAKGVNLWDLETRQQLQSLDLGAATCLQKSTCADHRCEQLWIATPTGMIRLTTAATTEPDGTFHLDVTDQSLIQLPNQHIAAQFAIDTGDAAKVAYSRAGEKGVWLHQLGQQQTQLLVPDVEPPNISFSRDGQWIAMGRRNLMHFVVCPVSTMRPTFLEGPRSGFVGFSGGHSDLRLVTGSPDAFRIWSGSPWQVVDKIPVSDAIGQGALAIQASGDVVAVVTGPQTLQLWNSRSCQSIGSLQVPSEFGAPVQIYITPDGERIAVAVEDNVYVWESAKILQQIRHRIIDFASVHSNSGIVTQ encoded by the coding sequence ATGACACCGAAATCACGAGCCGAACTGCTTGCCGACCTCGCACCGAGCGAGCAATTGGCGATGATACTCGACGACTATCTGACGAAACGTCAGCGAGGTGAGTCCGTCGATGTGGATCAGTTGCTCGCCGAGCACCCGCATTTAGCAGATTCGCTGCCTGAATGCCTGGAGAGTCTGCAGGCGTTGCATCAGTTTATCGAAAAGGCTCCCAACATCGTTGAGGATACAGCCGACTCACGAACCACCTCGGCGCAGTTCACCGATCGCGTGCCGTCCGAACATGAGTTCTCCGGTGGAGCCAGGGAGACCGAGTCCCCGCATTGCCCGACGACGCTCGGACGTGATCGGCTCGGACACTATCAATTGCTGCATCCTCTTGGACGCGGAGGAATGGGAATCGTTTACGCGGCGCGACACGAAACACTGAACCGCGATGTTGCAATCAAAGTGTTGCCGCAGCCGCTTAGCAATACTCGTTTGCTGCAACGCTTTGAGAATGAAGCAAGAGCAGTGGCCCAACTCGATCATCCCGCGATCGTGAACGTCCATGAAGTAGGTGTCGACTGCGGCGTTTCCTATTACGCCATGAGATTGATTCGCGGCTGGAATCTCAGTGAAGTGATTGCGATCATTCAAGAGCAACCTTCTCGCGAGAGTGACAAGCCGGCTGCGACCGTCGATCAAACCGCAACACCCTCGCTACCCCGCTATGCCAGCGATTCGTGGTGGAGCTGGTGTGCGGCAGCTGCGAGGACAATTGCTGACGCCCTCCATCATGCTCACCTAGCTGGCGTTATTCATAGGGATGTCAAACCGTCAAACTTGATGGTCGATTGCGACGGAAAGCTATGGATCACAGACTTCGGCTTGGCTCACTGCGAAGGCACCGAGACGCTGACCCGATCAGGTGATTTGCTGGGAACACTGCGTTACATGAGTCCCGAACAAGCGTTGGGGAATGTTTTGTTGCTGGATCATCGCAGCGACATCTATTCTTTGGGTGCCACCCTCTATGAGCTGTTGACACTGCGGCCGGTCATCGACGACGCACCTCGAAGTAAAGTCCTGGAGGAATTATCAAACTATGCCGTTCGCGCGCCTCGACAACGGTGTCGGCAGGTCCCAAAGCCGCTCGACATGATCGTCGCCAAAGCCTGCGCTTTTGACCCCAGAGACCGCTATCAAACAGCCGCGGACTTTGCTGATGATTTGGATGCGTACCTGCACGATCGACCAGTCTCCGCGCGTGCACCGGGAATCACTCTTTGGGTGACCTATTGGGTAAAAAAGCATCGCGAAATGACGGTCGCCGCTGCCATCGCGGGTTGTCTCTTATTGATTGTTCTGGCAGTGGGAACTTTGCAAATCAATCGGGCTCGGCGACGAGCCCTCGATGGCGAGCGCCGAGCCATTGCGAGTGGAAAGAGGCTGGCCGAGCTAAACGTAGTGGCAGAACAGCAACGGGCCGAAGCGATCGAACTGCGAGAACAGACTGATCAAGCTCTTTGGAAATCGGCTCTGAGTGAAACACAGCTTTGGCTTGCGAGTCGAGAAGCTGGCCGTCGTGGCGAGGCGATTCGTGCCGTCGCCGACGCTGAAAATGTTGCGAAGCGAATTGAGGTGTCACAAAGCGAACTCATTCGGTTACGTGATCTCAAGATTGCGGCCCTCGTCAGTGATGATCTTCGTCTAAACAACAGTTGGCCGTTGATTGGTCATTCGCATATGATCGAAGCGACCGCGATGACCAGAGACTACTCGTTTTATACTCAGCATCGACACCAAACACTTTCCATACGAGAAACAAAGACAGACCGCGAAGTCGCCAGCATTCAGCTGATCGATTTTCCATTGCGTTGTCGCTTCAGCCACGATAGTCGGTATTTAGCAGTCATCGGGGAAGATGAATCGGCCAACCGCAACACATTGCGAGTGTTCGATTGGCGAAACAGCCGCCAAGTCTTGCATCTTTCCGCAAAGGACTTGCCTGCAAGCATCCAACGAATGGCAGTCGACTTTCACCCTGATGACCACTCATTAGCAATCGGCCTCAACAACGCCAGTGTGCGGATCGTTGACTTGGAGGGCTTTTCAACAAAGACTCGACCAACGGAACGCCTGGGACCAGCAATCGACTTGCCTTCGACCGCACATAGCTTGGCATATTCACCCGATGGCAAGTCCCTTGCCGTTGCCTGTATGGATGCGGCTAAAGTCGAAATTTTTTCCACCGATTCGATGTCTCCACGCGAGTCGATTAATACGAGTGAAACCGCTTACTCGCTGGCTTGGCGTAGCGATTCAAATCGCGTGGCAATTGGCAGCGGCTATGAAATTGAAATTTGGGATCAACAGATGGATGGTAATTGGATCCTTGCCCACACCATGGGCAAGCAAACCGCGCCGATCCATGAACTGTACTTTCATGCGACAGGACGATTCGTCGTGTCGCACGGATATGACGGCCGATCGCGACTCTGGCGGATCGGCAATGACACGGCGGTGATCGAACTCGATGGACACGCCACCGAACCGAGTGGGGATGGAAGGCTGCTGGCGGTTCGTAACACGCGAAACGTTCAGTTCTATGAGATTGAAGTGGAACGATTTCGCTGGGATCTAGGAGGCGGACAAGTGGCTGCTCAACCGAGAGTGCTCGCCGGGCTCCATGCGGGGCGCGTCCTAGCCGTTGGCAACGCAAAAGGAGTGAACCTTTGGGATCTGGAAACCCGTCAACAATTGCAATCCTTGGATTTAGGTGCGGCAACATGCCTTCAGAAATCGACTTGCGCAGATCACCGTTGCGAGCAACTATGGATTGCCACGCCAACAGGAATGATTCGTCTCACCACAGCCGCGACTACGGAGCCTGACGGCACTTTCCACTTGGACGTAACGGATCAAAGTCTCATCCAATTGCCGAATCAGCACATCGCGGCTCAGTTCGCGATTGACACCGGCGACGCTGCAAAAGTGGCCTATAGCCGAGCCGGCGAAAAAGGAGTGTGGCTTCATCAACTGGGGCAACAGCAAACCCAATTGTTGGTTCCTGACGTGGAACCACCGAACATCAGTTTCAGTAGAGACGGTCAGTGGATCGCCATGGGCCGCCGCAATTTAATGCACTTTGTCGTTTGCCCGGTGTCCACTATGCGTCCCACCTTTTTGGAAGGTCCACGTAGTGGGTTCGTCGGTTTTTCGGGAGGGCATTCTGATTTGCGTTTGGTGACCGGGTCTCCCGATGCATTTCGCATTTGGAGCGGATCACCTTGGCAAGTCGTGGACAAGATACCGGTTTCTGATGCCATCGGCCAAGGCGCGTTGGCGATCCAAGCGAGCGGCGATGTGGTGGCAGTGGTTACTGGACCGCAAACACTTCAGCTTTGGAATTCAAGGTCGTGTCAAAGTATTGGAAGCTTGCAGGTGCCGAGCGAATTCGGAGCCCCCGTCCAAATCTACATCACTCCAGACGGCGAACGAATTGCCGTCGCAGTCGAAGACAATGTCTATGTATGGGAATCCGCGAAAATACTTCAACAGATCCGTCATCGAATCATCGACTTCGCATCCGTTCACAGCAACTCGGGCATTGTCACACAATAG
- a CDS encoding sigma-70 family RNA polymerase sigma factor, whose protein sequence is MDVSRSDSSLSDQLNRYRSYLSLLAEAELGKRLRERVSPSDVVQETLLEAYRDRGNYRGTHEYEFVAWLRKILHHTLLRLHEAHVRAACRDIRREVKFSQLDRFEESAIRFEQSLVDQSNRPEDNVDRYAQIAAVSSALTQLRPDYRHVLMLRNFQELSFDQIATEMGRSCPAVRMLWLRALQALRKQLSASDQ, encoded by the coding sequence ATGGACGTATCGCGATCAGACAGCTCGCTATCGGATCAACTGAATCGATATCGTTCGTACCTGTCGTTGTTGGCGGAAGCCGAACTGGGGAAACGTTTGCGAGAACGCGTCAGTCCATCGGACGTGGTTCAAGAAACGTTGCTGGAAGCGTATCGTGATCGGGGAAACTACCGCGGGACACACGAATACGAGTTTGTGGCGTGGCTGCGCAAGATCTTGCACCATACGTTATTGCGGCTACATGAAGCTCATGTTCGTGCCGCCTGTCGCGATATACGTCGTGAGGTCAAATTCTCACAACTGGATCGATTCGAGGAATCGGCCATCCGCTTCGAACAGTCCCTGGTCGACCAGTCGAATCGGCCCGAAGACAATGTTGACCGCTATGCTCAGATCGCGGCTGTGTCGAGTGCCCTAACGCAATTGCGTCCAGACTATCGTCACGTGTTGATGCTGCGGAATTTTCAAGAGTTGTCATTCGACCAGATTGCGACAGAGATGGGACGTTCGTGTCCGGCGGTGAGAATGCTGTGGCTACGAGCACTCCAAGCACTTCGGAAACAGTTGAGTGCGAGCGATCAATGA
- a CDS encoding LEPR-XLL domain-containing protein, protein MPTIRPSRKNSNRRSIRLRDRRRRHVFESLEPRHLLSADAISGLSGVNRQSGPESDALTSGILRTFYEGVSQLEAVANQLQSTAESISDVPIVDEIALFDKPLDGLFAIGDTVRKFAQNASLRPEVILIDHVSGSPVAPTFAAGSGNLSFNLSIDGGSPMTLIAEEPSDLNGDILQRANAWKDSLNNAASEVGIDDQVVFEVVAQISEINNSPAIRMRAADNTNIDTISLTTPLLEATDPVPAFGQVDDVIRFDMTLTLKTLDGDGNEQTIDFDTRTLVQPDGSIAHVPVKIDRTLGIPRASAADSIDNAVAQDLVDDLNRALGNVDLRYPEEIFDSNENVSGDDTDERQIARSLRSLGTYLKAVLVGNECDRQPARLLRSIAESG, encoded by the coding sequence GTGCCTACAATCCGCCCATCAAGAAAGAATTCCAACCGTCGATCCATACGCCTTCGCGACCGGCGGCGTCGACATGTCTTTGAATCGCTTGAACCACGGCATCTGCTGTCGGCGGATGCGATTAGCGGTTTGTCCGGCGTCAATCGTCAATCTGGCCCCGAATCCGACGCGTTGACAAGCGGCATTCTGAGGACGTTTTATGAAGGCGTCTCTCAACTTGAGGCAGTTGCCAATCAACTCCAATCGACTGCCGAATCGATCTCGGACGTTCCAATCGTCGACGAAATCGCGCTGTTCGATAAACCGCTCGATGGCCTGTTCGCAATTGGCGACACGGTAAGGAAGTTCGCACAAAATGCGTCCTTGCGTCCCGAGGTCATCTTGATCGATCACGTTTCCGGCAGCCCAGTTGCCCCGACCTTTGCCGCCGGGTCAGGCAATTTGAGCTTTAATCTGTCGATCGATGGCGGCAGTCCGATGACACTGATTGCGGAGGAGCCGTCCGATCTCAACGGTGACATTCTGCAACGCGCGAACGCCTGGAAAGACAGCCTTAACAACGCTGCGTCTGAGGTAGGCATTGACGATCAAGTCGTATTCGAAGTTGTCGCGCAAATCAGTGAGATCAATAACTCGCCAGCTATAAGAATGCGGGCAGCAGACAACACCAACATTGACACCATCTCGCTGACCACGCCGCTGTTGGAAGCGACTGATCCAGTTCCCGCATTCGGACAAGTGGATGATGTGATCCGCTTCGATATGACGTTGACACTGAAGACGCTTGATGGTGACGGAAACGAGCAAACGATCGACTTTGACACCAGGACACTTGTTCAGCCCGATGGATCGATCGCACATGTCCCGGTGAAGATCGATCGGACGCTTGGGATCCCCCGAGCGTCGGCAGCCGATTCGATTGACAACGCCGTCGCCCAAGATCTTGTCGACGATTTGAACCGGGCGTTAGGAAACGTTGATTTACGTTACCCCGAAGAGATTTTCGACAGCAACGAGAACGTAAGCGGCGACGACACGGATGAACGACAGATCGCTCGGTCGCTACGATCATTGGGGACCTACTTGAAAGCCGTTCTGGTGGGCAACGAGTGTGACCGGCAACCCGCGAGGCTTCTGCGGAGCATTGCGGAATCTGGGTAA
- a CDS encoding ISKra4 family transposase, whose translation MSVEHSSDIDNPTSSSFPQSPEQIAEKLQQCGDTIREHVVNASKCGQSFDETERAVWNLVLKTGFLAMELFTKLQGKGDLGDQAVSESGKTLRRSEKPTDTVVRSIFGEHAFQQYTYSPGKNKRIELHPISARMQLPEHRWSYLLQEFSQMFCVESAFNQAADNLELVFGAKFSIDTLEQTSQRMGVQADAFLDDLPTPKKKDEAELLVASADCKGVPLIKDDAAKVAAFETAKKRPGNRRMATVTSAYTVDPYVRTAEQIVAALFRDDKEPGTQSRKSKKKRPRPKHKHTSAHFPATFVDDDTEVPISGIHEGIAWLADQVSVRRKKLQVIILLMDGQQSLWEVAQLHLGDDPLVVPILDIIHVATYVWEASSLFEKSSEKRAAFTRERLLKILRGEVNGVIRGLRRMGSLGKLKGDKLKDLRRICGYFEKHKDRMRYDEYLAAGYPIASGVIEGACGHLVKDRMERSGMRWTLEAARSMLNVRAVFQSDYWDKFCKQRVTELSESTHPNRNMVCHYTPLTMAC comes from the coding sequence ATGAGCGTCGAACATTCAAGCGATATTGACAACCCCACTTCGTCTTCTTTTCCGCAGTCGCCCGAGCAAATCGCCGAGAAACTGCAGCAGTGCGGCGACACCATCCGAGAACACGTCGTCAATGCTTCTAAATGCGGCCAGTCTTTCGATGAAACCGAGCGTGCCGTGTGGAATCTTGTCTTGAAAACCGGCTTTCTGGCGATGGAGCTCTTCACCAAACTCCAAGGCAAGGGGGACCTTGGTGATCAAGCGGTCAGCGAATCAGGCAAAACACTGCGACGCAGCGAGAAACCGACCGACACGGTGGTTCGGTCGATTTTCGGTGAACACGCCTTTCAACAGTACACCTACAGCCCGGGAAAGAACAAGAGAATCGAACTGCATCCGATCAGCGCCCGCATGCAACTGCCGGAGCACCGCTGGTCGTACCTGCTCCAAGAGTTCTCCCAAATGTTCTGCGTCGAATCCGCATTCAACCAGGCCGCTGATAATCTCGAACTCGTTTTCGGAGCGAAATTCTCGATCGACACGCTCGAACAGACCAGCCAGAGAATGGGGGTCCAGGCCGATGCCTTTCTGGACGACTTGCCCACGCCCAAAAAGAAGGATGAAGCCGAGCTTCTCGTCGCTTCGGCCGACTGCAAGGGCGTTCCCTTGATCAAAGACGATGCCGCCAAAGTTGCTGCTTTTGAGACAGCAAAGAAACGGCCCGGAAACCGTCGCATGGCAACGGTCACGAGTGCTTACACCGTCGATCCCTATGTTCGCACAGCCGAGCAAATTGTCGCTGCCTTGTTCCGTGATGACAAAGAACCCGGCACGCAATCACGCAAGAGCAAAAAGAAACGACCGCGGCCAAAGCACAAGCATACATCGGCTCACTTTCCCGCGACCTTCGTGGACGACGATACGGAGGTTCCCATCAGCGGTATCCACGAGGGGATCGCATGGCTCGCAGATCAAGTCAGTGTCCGCCGAAAGAAACTCCAAGTGATCATTCTGTTAATGGACGGTCAGCAGAGCCTCTGGGAAGTCGCGCAGTTACACTTAGGCGACGATCCATTAGTGGTGCCAATCTTGGACATCATTCACGTAGCGACTTACGTGTGGGAGGCTTCGTCATTGTTCGAGAAATCCAGCGAAAAGCGAGCAGCGTTTACGCGGGAGCGATTGCTGAAAATCCTGCGTGGTGAGGTCAACGGGGTGATCCGAGGGCTACGTCGAATGGGTTCGCTTGGGAAACTCAAGGGCGATAAACTCAAAGACCTTCGACGCATCTGTGGTTACTTCGAGAAACACAAGGATCGGATGCGTTACGACGAATATCTTGCTGCAGGCTACCCGATTGCCTCGGGTGTGATCGAAGGCGCGTGCGGGCACTTGGTAAAGGACCGCATGGAACGAAGCGGGATGCGTTGGACGCTGGAAGCTGCACGGAGCATGCTCAACGTGCGGGCGGTATTTCAGAGTGACTACTGGGATAAATTCTGCAAACAGCGAGTCACGGAGTTGAGCGAGAGCACCCATCCAAACCGTAACATGGTCTGCCACTACACTCCGCTTACCATGGCATGTTAA